In Sphingobium sp. EP60837, one genomic interval encodes:
- a CDS encoding type IV conjugative transfer system protein TraL: protein MDERLPQYLHRPVQILWFGSDEFILVMATIFVAVIVGGVIGWSLLCSLLLFIPWKRTKPRGFIPHLAWRWGLLRFAYYPGPTQTRFFE from the coding sequence ATGGACGAGCGTCTCCCCCAATATCTTCACCGCCCCGTCCAGATCCTCTGGTTCGGCTCCGATGAATTCATATTGGTCATGGCCACCATCTTTGTCGCGGTCATCGTGGGCGGAGTGATCGGCTGGTCGCTCCTCTGTTCCCTTCTCCTTTTCATCCCCTGGAAGCGGACTAAGCCCAGGGGTTTCATTCCCCATCTCGCCTGGCGCTGGGGCCTCCTGCGCTTCGCTTATTATCCGGGTCCGACCCAGACCCGCTTCTTCGAATGA
- a CDS encoding type-F conjugative transfer system secretin TraK, translated as MHMVASAQSQPLAALPDQTSMLRLSNRDINHLVCVGGEIEDVKFSAEKAIAVERAGADAWIKFLVKESDDLGQVTRSYVTTPSEFFVSCNGAIYPLYAEPADIPAQTVTLVPGAHQRAQANMELLGPLVEEERAVSITLSLLQDRLPASFAETAPRAGPIAITTLPDLTITERKAIQIDGAGLSASEYRITAKQPVHLDERSFLRSELGSTIFALTLDRSDLKAGESARLIVVRRGERS; from the coding sequence ATGCATATGGTCGCTTCGGCCCAGTCGCAGCCTCTCGCTGCCCTCCCCGATCAGACCAGCATGCTGCGCCTTTCGAACCGCGATATTAATCATCTGGTCTGCGTGGGCGGCGAGATCGAGGACGTCAAATTCTCCGCGGAGAAAGCCATCGCTGTCGAGCGGGCTGGCGCCGACGCCTGGATCAAATTTCTCGTCAAGGAAAGCGACGATTTGGGCCAGGTCACGCGCAGCTATGTGACCACACCGTCGGAATTCTTCGTCTCCTGTAATGGCGCCATCTATCCGCTCTACGCCGAGCCAGCAGATATCCCGGCGCAGACCGTGACGCTGGTTCCTGGCGCTCACCAGCGCGCGCAGGCGAACATGGAGCTGCTGGGGCCGCTGGTCGAAGAGGAACGCGCGGTATCGATCACCCTTTCCCTGCTCCAGGATCGCTTACCGGCCAGTTTCGCCGAGACAGCGCCGCGGGCCGGGCCGATCGCGATCACCACTCTTCCCGACCTCACCATCACCGAGCGCAAGGCCATCCAGATCGATGGCGCCGGCCTTTCAGCTTCCGAATATAGGATCACGGCCAAGCAGCCTGTCCATCTCGATGAGCGGTCGTTCCTGCGATCGGAACTGGGCTCGACCATCTTTGCCCTTACCCTTGACCGGTCCGACCTCAAGGCTGGCGAGAGTGCGCGCCTCATTGTCGTGCGGCGCGGAGAGCGGTCATGA
- a CDS encoding TraE/TraK family type IV conjugative transfer system protein: MVFSRQKAAKAADPLAGKPSSWGIHRYLQGSSNLFEENRLLKFAVVGLFGVTSVLGIVIYSSNQNQRTIVIPFGASGDLYVTGNKPSAAYLRTITRNIVALSGTYSAYSADRQFQELLTLAHPSAYNALRDSLNGILDELADNPTLSIATYIRADQPVVYTDRDIQVPVEKVRVIGGVIRKFRGTLHIRFALDNGRFWLTALTEENFNAER, encoded by the coding sequence ATGGTCTTTTCCAGACAGAAAGCTGCGAAAGCCGCTGACCCGCTCGCAGGCAAACCGTCGAGCTGGGGCATCCACCGCTATTTGCAGGGCTCCTCCAATCTCTTCGAAGAGAACCGGCTCCTCAAATTCGCGGTGGTGGGCCTGTTCGGCGTAACCAGCGTCCTGGGGATCGTCATCTACTCCTCGAACCAGAACCAGCGAACGATCGTCATCCCCTTCGGAGCGTCGGGTGACCTTTATGTAACGGGCAACAAGCCGTCTGCCGCCTATTTGCGCACCATCACCCGCAACATCGTGGCCCTGTCCGGCACATATTCGGCCTATTCCGCCGATCGCCAATTCCAGGAGCTGCTGACTCTCGCCCACCCGTCGGCCTATAATGCTCTGCGCGACAGTCTGAACGGCATATTAGACGAGCTAGCCGACAATCCGACGCTTTCGATCGCCACTTACATCCGGGCCGATCAGCCGGTCGTCTATACCGACCGCGACATCCAGGTTCCCGTCGAGAAGGTCCGCGTCATTGGCGGCGTTATCCGAAAATTCCGGGGCACGCTGCACATCCGCTTCGCCCTCGACAATGGCCGCTTCTGGCTGACTGCTCTAACCGAGGAAAATTTCAATGCTGAACGCTGA
- a CDS encoding DsbC family protein: MKCTKPLFGLVLLGSFAAVGTAFSQEPSTRSLSKAAALAQEQLKQTFTNLSFEDFGPSPIKGPIYQANAGGRMVYYAPESEHILFAAIYDRSGVNVTALAQDAAARKRMAGVDRSKALILGPPGAPEVIEFTDPDCPYCRTLDRFWATKAAEGKPVRRVIFFVSGIHPTAASKAEHIFCAKDKAATFRAIYSGAAPTRLDQCPEGHAHLAAHDAAVKAVGLSGTPTLILGGKLLSGFQQAEIEAWLSQKQGIASAGK, encoded by the coding sequence ATGAAGTGCACTAAGCCCCTCTTCGGCCTGGTCCTGCTTGGGTCGTTTGCGGCTGTCGGGACCGCCTTCTCCCAGGAACCATCAACCCGGTCGCTCTCGAAGGCAGCAGCGCTGGCGCAGGAGCAGCTCAAACAGACCTTCACCAACTTGTCCTTCGAGGATTTTGGTCCCTCGCCGATCAAGGGGCCAATTTATCAGGCCAATGCCGGCGGCCGGATGGTCTATTATGCGCCTGAGAGCGAGCATATCCTCTTTGCCGCCATCTATGATCGCAGCGGCGTCAATGTGACGGCGCTCGCGCAGGATGCCGCAGCCCGCAAGCGAATGGCCGGTGTCGATCGGTCGAAGGCCCTCATATTGGGACCGCCCGGCGCACCCGAGGTTATCGAGTTCACCGATCCCGACTGTCCCTATTGTCGGACCCTGGATCGTTTCTGGGCAACCAAGGCGGCTGAGGGAAAGCCCGTGCGAAGGGTGATTTTCTTCGTCAGCGGCATCCATCCCACCGCCGCTTCCAAGGCCGAACATATCTTCTGCGCCAAGGACAAGGCGGCGACGTTCCGGGCCATCTATAGCGGTGCGGCGCCAACCAGGCTTGACCAATGCCCGGAGGGCCATGCCCACCTTGCCGCGCACGACGCCGCAGTCAAGGCAGTCGGTCTCTCCGGCACGCCCACGCTCATCCTTGGCGGCAAACTCCTCTCGGGCTTCCAGCAAGCAGAGATCGAGGCCTGGCTCAGCCAAAAACAGGGCATAGCCAGTGCTGGCAAATAG